From the genome of Pseudomonas helvetica:
GGAGCATCAATAGCCACCCCGCCCCAAAGAGCCCGATTCCGAACGTCAGATGCGCAATGACACTTCTGCACCTTGCCATGTTCGGTGCCGCTGCCCTCGAAGCCGCGATGCCAAAACCGAACGCGGGCTGCATGATGAAGAAAGGTGCAATCACACTGATCAAGCCCGTCACCAGCGCGGGCATCAGAGAGGGATTGCAGATCCAGGCAAGCCCTTGGGCACCGTAGAGCATCATCGCAAAGACACAGCCAGTGATGTAGTGGAACACCCAGCCAACCAGGCGTTCATTCTGGACACGGGGCGCAGTCACAATCGAGGCGTGACGAAACCGCCCTTGTAACATGTGGCCCAACCAACGACCGACGAGCCCATAGTCAGGCGACGCCAAGCCAAATACCCGCTTTTGAATAAAAGCCGATACGTCCATGATCAGCGTGGCCCCCATTCCAACAAACAGAATGCGCAGTACTGTCTCACC
Proteins encoded in this window:
- a CDS encoding DUF2938 domain-containing protein, translating into MEVGETVLRILFVGMGATLIMDVSAFIQKRVFGLASPDYGLVGRWLGHMLQGRFRHASIVTAPRVQNERLVGWVFHYITGCVFAMMLYGAQGLAWICNPSLMPALVTGLISVIAPFFIMQPAFGFGIAASRAAAPNMARCRSVIAHLTFGIGLFGAGWLLMLLFPAPLCLR